CGCTGGAAAACTCCGTTGAAGCCAATCGCCAGCAGGTAGAAATCATCCGGTTGCACAACGAACTCGGCCAGTTGTGGTCGTATCGCGGCGATATGGCCAAAGCCATTGAACAGTTTGAAGCCGCCAAAACCCTGCTCGACAAAATTCTGCCCTTCCACCCCGAATATGCCGAAGACGCCGTGTACCTGAACGAAATTCTGGGCGTTGTGCATCTGCGCAAAGGCGAATTGGACAATTGCGTCCACAATCACAACGCCGAAACCTGCATCTTCCCGCTCACGAAACAGGCGCAACACAAATTGACGGCGGGGTCTTCGGCGGCGGTCGGGTATTTCAAACGCTTTTTGGCGCGGAAGCCGGATAACCTGGAAGTTCGCTGGTTGCTTGATCTCGCTTTGATGACGTTGGGGCAAAATGGGTACGCGAGCGTCCCCGCTCGCAAGTCTTCTACTAAAAGCCCGCCCAAAAACAGCAAAGCTCTTCCTGCCACGGATGCGAGCGTGGACGCCCGTGTACCCAAATTTCCTGATGTCGCCGCAGCGGCAGGCGTTGATCGCATCAGCGGAGCGGGCGGCACGATCGTGGACGATTTCGACGACGATGGATTGCTGGACATCGTCATCAGCAGCGTGGACGCTTGCGAATCGCTGAAGCTGTTTCACAACAATGGCGACGGCACGTTCAGCGACCAAACCGACAAAGCCGGTTTGAGCGATCAACTCGGCGGCATCAATTGCGTCCAGACGGATTTCAACAACGATGGTTGGTTGGACATTTTCGTCATGCGCGGCGGATGGGAATTCCCGATGCGCAATTCCCTGCTGAAAAACAATGGCGACGGAACCTTCACGGACGTGACCAAAGCAAGCGGCTTGCTGAGCGGCGACCATCGCACGCATTCTGCGGCCTGGGCGGATTTCGACAATGACGGTTGGCTGGATGTATTCGTCGCCCATGAAGAAACGCCGAGCCAACTGTTCCGCAATCGCGGTGACGGCACGTTTGAAGACGTGACGCGCAAAGCAGGTGTCGGTCGCACGGCGTTCAGCAAAGGCGCGACGTGGGGCGATTACGACAACGACGGATTCCCTGATTTGTACGTGTCGAATTACGGCGGCGAAAACTTTCTATATCGAAACAAAGGTGACGGAACGTTTGAAGAAATTGCCGCGAAGCTCGGCGTCAGCAAACCGCTGATGAGTTTTCCGACGTGGTTTTTCGATTATGACAATGACGGTTGGCTGGATTTGTTTGTCGCCAGCTTTGTGCCTTCGGTGACGGAAATTGCGCGCGGCTTTCTGGGTTTGCCCGCGCAGGCTGAAACGATGAAGCTGTATCACAACAACGGCAAAGGCGGGTTTGAAGATGTGACGGCGGCGGTCGGGCTGGCCAAAGTCGTTCCGACGATGGGCGCGAACTTCGGCGATTTGGACAACGACGGGTTTCTGGATGTGTACATGGGAACCGGCGCGCCTTCGTACGCGGCGTTGATGCCGAATTTTGCATTTCGAAATCGCGGCGGGAAAAGTTTTGCGGACGTGACGACTGCAACCGGCACCGGTCATCTGCAAAAAGGGCACGGCGTGGCTTTTGGCGATCTGGACAATGACGGCGACGAAGATTTGTACGTCAACATTGGTGGCTTCATTCCCGGCGACAAATACAACAAAGCGTTGTTTGCGAACCCGACCGGCAAAACCGACTGGATTTCGCTCAAGCTGGTAGGCGCGAAATCCAACCGCGCGGCCATCGGCGCAAAGATCAAACTGACATTGACTGATGCAACGGGCAAACAATCGCTGCGGTATCGCGAAGTCAGCAGCGGAGGTTCGTTCGGTGCTTCGCCGTTAATGCAACACATCGGGCTTGGCAAGTTGAAAAGCGGGAAACTTGATTCCATCGAAATCTGGTGGCCGGTCAGCAACACGCACCAGACGTTCCGCGATGTTTCGACCAATCAGTTTCTGGAAATCCGGGAATCGGCTTCGGAATATCAAACGCTTTCCAGAAAATCGTTTTCCCTGACGCAAACCGCCACAAAATCGAATCCTCATGCAAACCATCACCCAACGGCGAACTCAGCCAAGGGCAATGACAAAAAGCTCTAAAATTTGGATTTTCGGCTTCTTCAATTTTTAACGACAACTTTTTCGACCGTCCGGGGATTGCGAGAGTCTGACTGGCACCCTTTGAGAAGATTCCCCCTTCAACAATGGGCATTTTTTTGGCGCGCCATTTTGAGGACGTGCCTGGAGGATAAAATATGAGCAAGAACTGGATGACATTATTGGCTTCGCTGGTTTTGATGATTGTTATGTTGCCGGTGGCTGGGTTGGCGCAGGATCACAGCATCAATGACCGTCAACGGGATCAACAACAACGCATTCGCCAGGGCATTCGCAGCGGCGAATTGACTCGACGGGAGGCCAGACGATTGGAGTGGCAGGAAGCGAGAATTCGCCACGACGAAGCGCGCGCTCGTCGTTCGGGCGGGACGTTCACACCACGTGAACGGGTACGCATTCAACGTGAATTGAATCATTCCAGCCGCAACATTTACCGCCAGAAACACGACCGCCAGGATCGTTAGTTTTCAAAGCTTAAACGGCCACGGACAAAACGAATTTGTCCGTGGCCGTTTTCATCTTCCCCATTTCCTGCACGTTTCATTCACAGTTTGGGGCGAGAACTTTCTCTGTCTTTCTCGTCTTCTTCAATCGCATCGCCCCGCGTATCGCCACGTTTTTTGGCGTCTTCGGCCATCTTGTTCAACCGGGCGAAGGTTTCGCGGGCACGATCGGCATCGTCCTTGCGATTGGCTTTGGCGTAAGCGCGCGCAAGCGTGTAATAGATTCTGGGTTCAGAAGGCGCCATTTTTTGAGCGACTTCCAGTTCGGCAATGGCTTCGGCATTTTTGCCGGTTTCAAACAGCAACCGTCCCAAAATGTAATGCCCCAACGGCAATCGTGGGTTTGCAAGCACGGCTTCCTGCGCCAGCTTGATTCCAGCTTCGGGTTCCTTGTTTCGGGATTTGATGTACGCAATCTGCAACCGAGCCAGCGCGTGTTTGGGTGAATTTTCGATCTCGCGGTAAAACGCCGCGATGCCCGCTTCATCGTCGCGCGTATCCACCAAAAATCTGCCGTAGGCATATTGCAGGTTTGGCGCTTTGGGGTATTCGGCGACCAATCGTTCGTATTCGGTTCGCGCATCGGCGACATTCAACTGGGCGAAGTAATGCTGCGCCAATCCTGCGCGGCGGATTAGTTCCCGTTCGTGATTGTTCACATCAATCTGTTTGGGCAAAGCAGAAATGCGCAACACCGCCAATCCCGTGGCAAAAATCAAATCCTGGCTGTTCAACCCATCACGGCTCAAACTCATGAAAATGCGCTGCGCCGTTTCAAAATCGCTGCGCAACAAAAACAGCGTGCCTTCGTGATATTGCGCGATGCGAACCAGGTCCGGGTTATTGCCGATCCCGCGCTGACGACCTTGTTGCAAATGCATAAAGGCCTCGTCGTAACGACCGATTCTGTATTCGCACAATCCCAGCATGGCCAATGGCGCGCCGACTTGTGGACGCAAAGCGGCGACTTGTTTGAAGGCTTTCGTGGCTTCATCGTACCGGTCGCGGTCATACAAGATCGTCGCCAGGTACCACCACCCTTCGTCCCAGCGCGGTTTCAGGGCGACGCATTTCTGGTAGTAGGTGATCGCCTCATCCAGATTTCCGGCTTCGCGCGCTTCTTTGGCCTGGGCGGCGACCTTTTCAAAGGGCACGGAAGGTTGCGCGGTCTTGGTTGACTTTATTCGTTGTGGCCTTGTTTGTTGGCCAAATGCCGCAAACGGTAGCGTCGTCAATATCAATCCGAACAAGGATGTGGTGACAAACAAGGTAAACACACGCTTCTTGGTTTGAATCTTCATAAACTTTCAACTCGGAAACGGCGCGCCTTCGCGCACGATGCGAATCCGATGGTCGGTAAATTTGAAATGTGCGCCGGGCACTTCAACCTTCGGCATGTGACAACTGGCGCAATTCCTGGTCGCGACCTTGCAGGCCTTTGCGTCACGACTTTCCCCTGAGCTTGCAGGCTTTGCAACGGATTTTGCGTCCATTGATTGGTGGCAAGCCAGGCATTTCGCATCATAAAAATCCGCGCTTTCTTCCATCTTGCCATGCGGATCGTGACAGGCGACGCAACCAATGCGTTTGTCTGCCGAATAACAGCGGCTGTTAAAGATTCGATAGGGTTGAAAACGAACATTGCCGATGCCGCCTCGATTGGGCAGCGCAATGACGTCTTCGACGCTGCGGTGACAGGTTCCGCACATGGTTTGCGCGATGTCGTCACCGTCCAAATCGCTGAAGCGTTTCATTTTTGCCGGAGCCTTTTCTCCGGCTTTCAAGGCTGCAATGTGCTGGTCGCCCGGGCCGTGGCAGGATTCGCAATTGACGCCCGGAGTCAGGTGGCTTACCCCTAGTCGTGTGCCGTCCGGAATTCTGGCAATGGCGCCGGTGGTATGGCAACTGAAACAGCGCCGCGTTTCGTCAACACTCAACCGCCGCCCGCCAGCCTCAACCAGATCTTTGGGAATTTCGCCTGCATATCCCAGCGTTAAATCCAATGCGCGAATGTCTGTATAAAAGCTCACGCGGCTTTCATAAAAACTGCCGTTGTATTCGTACACATAAGTTTGACCGGCTTTCCCCTGTCCAAATCCGTACAGAATCGGCATGGAAAGTTCTGATTTACCATCCCCAATGTAGTAGATGCTTTTGTCTCCCTGGCGCTCAATCCGAAATGTGAACTTATCCAGTTGAAACTTCAGTTTCGGGTTTTGGATCAGAAGCTGGCAATCCGCCGCTTTTTCCATGGCTTTTGCCATAGTGGATTGTTGCTGTTTTTCAACAATGTCGGTGTGACAGGCCCCACAGGTCTGAACCCCCAGATATCGCTTCTGAGCTTCCGGCGGATTCGCAGATTGAGGTGACACCTCATGAACCAGTTTTGCCTGCACCAACCATTCGCGAGACGGCAATGTTAAGGTCAGCGCCGACGCCATTGCAGCCAATACCAGAAGAATTTGAATTCGTTTCTTCATCAAAATTGCGGTGGTTTGATTGGGCGGTCAACGGCCCTGGGCGGTTCCGACAGTTTATCGGCGGTGGGTTGCCGTTTCTGCTCTTCTTCATTCAAACGGTCAATTATCGCTCGCAACCGTTCGGCGTCCGACGTACGTTTCTGTTTCAGGTACAAACGTGCGAGCAGCACATACGCTTGCCGAAAATCTTTTCCAATTTCCACAGTGCGTTCCAACAGCTTGACGGCTTGATCAGTACGCCCGCGGGCTTGCGCCAATTGCGCATAATGAAACAGCGCGGCAATGTCATCCGGTCGCATTTCCAGCGCGCGCTGTAACAACGGTTCGGCTTCATCCAAATTGCCGTCTTCGCGCAGCAACCAGCCCAGCCGTAAATTGGCCATAAAATCATACGGATTGTTGACCAACTCTGCGCGAAACTCTTCAATTGCCAGGTCGCGATTGCCAGTAATCAGATATGACACGCCAAGTTGCGTGTGAACGGTGGGCAGCTTGGGGTCGAGCTTTGCCGCCAGTTTCAACTCTTCCACCGCTCCCACGTGATTTCGCGTTGCAGAATTCAATGCGCCAAGAATCAAATGACTTTCCGCCGGTGGCAGATACTTGAAAACTTTATCAATCAGCACGCGCCCCTGTTCCACTTGATCATTTTGTAAATACGCCGTGCCAAGCACATACGCGACACCGACATTTTCAGGCTGCGCGCTGTAAACCATTTCCAGATTTTTGATTGCCTCAACCATTTTGCCCTGTTGAAACTGGCAAACGCCCAACAGTTGCCGAGCCTGTAAACTGGAAGGTTTCGCGTTTACAACCTGGGCGAATTCCCGCCGAGCTTCTTCAATATGTCGCATCTGGAAATAGGCAATTCCGAGATTTAAGCGAATGTCGTGTTCGGTTGGGTCAACCGACAATGCAGTTTTGTAATTTTCTGCGGCTTTATCGTATTGGCCGAGTTTGGCAAAAACCACCCCCAGATTTGACAGCGCGTCAATCCGGTTGGGAATCAGCTTCAAGGCGGCTTCATAAGCCTGCCGCGCTCCGTCCAGATCGCCTTTTTGCTGGGCTTCGACACCGCGCGCAAATTGCGCCTCCGATTGACGGACCGTTTCCGGGTCTTGAATCGGAACAAAACAGAGCGCGAACAACAATGCGAATCTGGCAAGCATAAACGATTTCAGTTTTTGATTTGTCTGTTTTGAACGTTAGCGGATGAAACGTGGAAAGTATACCACTGCTTCGTTGCCGCATCGAACGCGTCTCGGCCTGTAAAAATAAATAGTGCGAAGAAGTCTGATTGCTCATTCTTCTTCGCACTTTTGGGGTGGGGTTGAGTTTATCCAAACCGCTCCAACTAGCCAATGTTGCAGCGGATTAGAAGGTGAACTTCAGAGCCAGTTCGATTACACGATTGCCGCGCTTGGTTGTGATTTTGCCGAAGTTATTAATCGTGTCACTCGTGAACGAAAATCCCTTCGACGGATCGCAAACACCCTGCCCAGTAGCCCCCGCACCATTCGCGAACGTTTGCGTGAACTGGGTGACCGTACCATCAGCCAGAACGAGCGTCTGGTTGACCGGTGTACGCGTGCAAGTCGTGTTCAGCGTCAGGTAAATGTCGCTGTTGCTGGCATTCTGGTTATCAATATTCTTCGGAAATGCCTGGTTGAAGATATTGAAAAATCCGGCACGGAATTGCAGGTTTCTGGTTTCTTTGATCTTGAAGTTCTTGAACAAGGAAATGTCCCAGTTCTGACGATTCGGCGTGCGGAAGTAAAATGGTGAAATGGTGGCACCTGACGATCCAAAGGCCGGAATTTGAATAGCGTTGATGTCAAGCACTTTGTCGCCGACATTGGTGCCACTCAGATTCGGGTTCTTGGTAAAGATCGGAGCAATCGAGCCCGCCGCATACCCGGCAGTGGAGAAGGCATCCGAACCAAACGCCGCCAACGAAAGGCCTGCCACATCTCCGCTGAATCTCAAGTTCACCGGCGTGCCGCTAGACCAAGTCGTGATGCCGGACATCTGCCAACCATTCAACAATCCTTTCGAGAAAGCATTGTTGCTCGGCGAGAAATTCGGCAGGTTGTAGTTATACGACAGGTTGAAAATGTGTGTACGGTCGTAATCCAACACACCATAAGAGCGACCACGGACATCTAGCGGATCGAGATCGTTGAATTCACCACCGCGTGTTCCCAACACCTTCGAGAAAGTATAGGTGGCGAAGAACTGCAGATTCTTACCCGCCTGACGGCTCAAAGTCGTTTGGAGTGAATGGTAATTCGATGTACCCGTGTATTCCTGGTAACGAACTCCGCCCAAATCCGGGAATGGTCGGAATTTGTTGACGACCCCGCCATCCAACGCCTGACGAACCAAAGGATTGGTCAGATCGGCTGCCACCTTGGCAG
This region of Acidobacteriota bacterium genomic DNA includes:
- a CDS encoding CRTAC1 family protein, which translates into the protein MRHSIFILFSILASIVIGFVLTVPVQTQDRAPQDQSWNRRVSGAGEYQTVLEVSGRVEVTRAMKTPDPLDLKSICQAKQDAERRAFLSAEGYLSALENSVEANRQQVEIIRLHNELGQLWSYRGDMAKAIEQFEAAKTLLDKILPFHPEYAEDAVYLNEILGVVHLRKGELDNCVHNHNAETCIFPLTKQAQHKLTAGSSAAVGYFKRFLARKPDNLEVRWLLDLALMTLGQNGYASVPARKSSTKSPPKNSKALPATDASVDARVPKFPDVAAAAGVDRISGAGGTIVDDFDDDGLLDIVISSVDACESLKLFHNNGDGTFSDQTDKAGLSDQLGGINCVQTDFNNDGWLDIFVMRGGWEFPMRNSLLKNNGDGTFTDVTKASGLLSGDHRTHSAAWADFDNDGWLDVFVAHEETPSQLFRNRGDGTFEDVTRKAGVGRTAFSKGATWGDYDNDGFPDLYVSNYGGENFLYRNKGDGTFEEIAAKLGVSKPLMSFPTWFFDYDNDGWLDLFVASFVPSVTEIARGFLGLPAQAETMKLYHNNGKGGFEDVTAAVGLAKVVPTMGANFGDLDNDGFLDVYMGTGAPSYAALMPNFAFRNRGGKSFADVTTATGTGHLQKGHGVAFGDLDNDGDEDLYVNIGGFIPGDKYNKALFANPTGKTDWISLKLVGAKSNRAAIGAKIKLTLTDATGKQSLRYREVSSGGSFGASPLMQHIGLGKLKSGKLDSIEIWWPVSNTHQTFRDVSTNQFLEIRESASEYQTLSRKSFSLTQTATKSNPHANHHPTANSAKGNDKKL
- a CDS encoding tetratricopeptide repeat protein; its protein translation is MKIQTKKRVFTLFVTTSLFGLILTTLPFAAFGQQTRPQRIKSTKTAQPSVPFEKVAAQAKEAREAGNLDEAITYYQKCVALKPRWDEGWWYLATILYDRDRYDEATKAFKQVAALRPQVGAPLAMLGLCEYRIGRYDEAFMHLQQGRQRGIGNNPDLVRIAQYHEGTLFLLRSDFETAQRIFMSLSRDGLNSQDLIFATGLAVLRISALPKQIDVNNHERELIRRAGLAQHYFAQLNVADARTEYERLVAEYPKAPNLQYAYGRFLVDTRDDEAGIAAFYREIENSPKHALARLQIAYIKSRNKEPEAGIKLAQEAVLANPRLPLGHYILGRLLFETGKNAEAIAELEVAQKMAPSEPRIYYTLARAYAKANRKDDADRARETFARLNKMAEDAKKRGDTRGDAIEEDEKDRESSRPKL
- a CDS encoding tetratricopeptide repeat protein, with product MLARFALLFALCFVPIQDPETVRQSEAQFARGVEAQQKGDLDGARQAYEAALKLIPNRIDALSNLGVVFAKLGQYDKAAENYKTALSVDPTEHDIRLNLGIAYFQMRHIEEARREFAQVVNAKPSSLQARQLLGVCQFQQGKMVEAIKNLEMVYSAQPENVGVAYVLGTAYLQNDQVEQGRVLIDKVFKYLPPAESHLILGALNSATRNHVGAVEELKLAAKLDPKLPTVHTQLGVSYLITGNRDLAIEEFRAELVNNPYDFMANLRLGWLLREDGNLDEAEPLLQRALEMRPDDIAALFHYAQLAQARGRTDQAVKLLERTVEIGKDFRQAYVLLARLYLKQKRTSDAERLRAIIDRLNEEEQKRQPTADKLSEPPRAVDRPIKPPQF